Proteins from a single region of Weeksella virosa DSM 16922:
- the murD gene encoding UDP-N-acetylmuramoyl-L-alanine--D-glutamate ligase, producing MKKLVILGGGESGVGAAILGKKEGYQVFLSDRGVLKDNYKRILDEHQIEYEFAHHTEAKIMSADLVVKSPGIPENVPLIMALKAKQIEVISEIEFASRFTESKIIAITGSNGKTTTTSLMYHIMKEAGLDVGLCGNIGKSFAQLVAEDPHEYYVIEISSFQLDDIRFFKPYIAIILNITPDHLDRYENNFDKYAHSKFRITENQTDKEYFVYNVDDEKINELIKELKIKANKTSFSMKDKKQKAYANEKIFEIKDNDNSFLMPIADLGLIGKHNVSNSLAAATAANILKIRKDVIKRSLSDFKSVEHRLENVLKIGGIEFINDSKATNVNATYFALESMKNPVIWIVGGTDKGNDYSELMPFVKKKVKAIVCLGVDNHKIIEAFSGVVEKITETKTMKDAVRAAYMYGEKGDTVLLSPACASFDLFTSYQDRGNQFKKEVKEL from the coding sequence ATGAAAAAGTTGGTAATATTAGGTGGAGGAGAGAGCGGGGTTGGCGCAGCAATCTTGGGAAAAAAAGAAGGTTATCAGGTTTTCTTGTCAGACCGAGGAGTGCTAAAAGATAACTATAAGAGAATATTGGATGAACATCAAATAGAATATGAATTTGCTCATCATACCGAAGCAAAAATAATGTCGGCAGACTTAGTGGTAAAAAGTCCAGGAATCCCAGAAAACGTACCTTTGATAATGGCCCTAAAAGCCAAGCAAATAGAAGTGATTTCTGAAATCGAATTTGCCTCGAGATTCACCGAATCTAAAATAATAGCCATTACCGGGAGTAACGGAAAGACTACGACCACTTCGCTCATGTATCATATCATGAAAGAAGCAGGTCTAGATGTAGGCTTGTGCGGAAATATCGGGAAAAGTTTTGCGCAATTAGTCGCAGAAGATCCTCATGAGTATTATGTGATAGAAATCAGTAGTTTTCAGTTGGATGACATTCGATTTTTCAAGCCTTATATCGCAATAATACTAAATATTACACCTGATCACTTAGATCGGTACGAGAATAATTTTGATAAGTATGCTCACTCTAAATTTCGTATTACAGAAAACCAAACCGATAAAGAATATTTCGTGTACAATGTAGATGATGAGAAGATTAACGAGCTAATAAAAGAACTAAAAATAAAAGCTAATAAAACATCTTTTTCTATGAAAGATAAAAAACAGAAAGCGTATGCAAACGAAAAGATTTTCGAAATAAAAGATAATGATAACAGTTTCCTAATGCCAATAGCAGATCTTGGATTGATAGGAAAACACAATGTGTCGAATTCTTTAGCTGCAGCTACAGCAGCCAATATTTTGAAAATAAGAAAGGATGTGATAAAGCGTAGCTTATCCGATTTTAAGTCGGTAGAACACCGACTAGAAAATGTACTGAAAATTGGTGGAATAGAATTTATCAACGACAGTAAAGCAACCAACGTTAACGCAACCTATTTTGCATTAGAAAGTATGAAAAATCCTGTTATTTGGATTGTCGGAGGAACCGATAAAGGGAATGATTATAGCGAACTAATGCCTTTTGTCAAGAAAAAAGTAAAAGCTATAGTTTGTCTTGGGGTTGATAATCATAAAATTATCGAAGCCTTTTCGGGGGTTGTAGAAAAAATCACCGAAACCAAAACAATGAAAGACGCAGTACGCGCAGCTTATATGTATGGTGAAAAAGGTGATACCGTTTTGTTATCTCCCGCTTGTGCAAGTTTCGACTTGTTTACAAGTTACCAAGATCGCGGAAACCAATTTAAAAAAGAAGTAAAAGAATTATAA
- a CDS encoding cell division protein FtsQ/DivIB yields MKTKLKILKVFLGLVILGVLVGFSVRKNACRKVESLKVIIEHQKNNYFLNDSIVKNIIEEDGQPIMDTPIGNLDVYEMEKKINESPYVDTAQVSKDIYGNIHVNIEQKEPIARVNTAKDEFYITTDGKRMPISKVYSAPVIMVAGDVKEEDYVGLSDLIQYINTDNLLKNHIIGIQKVGQRSYNLIVNKGNYYIELGTLYNFEKKLKNLKLFYDQYLGNVGLDYYKKISIKFINQVVATKTNENE; encoded by the coding sequence ATGAAAACTAAATTAAAAATATTAAAAGTCTTCTTGGGATTAGTAATTCTAGGTGTTTTGGTCGGTTTTTCGGTAAGAAAAAATGCATGCCGAAAAGTAGAGTCATTGAAAGTTATTATCGAACATCAAAAAAATAATTATTTTTTGAATGATAGTATCGTGAAAAATATCATAGAAGAAGACGGTCAGCCAATCATGGATACACCAATCGGTAATCTCGATGTGTATGAAATGGAAAAGAAAATAAACGAAAGTCCGTACGTAGATACCGCCCAAGTAAGCAAAGATATTTATGGCAACATACACGTAAACATAGAACAAAAAGAACCAATCGCACGTGTAAACACTGCAAAAGATGAATTTTATATAACAACAGATGGAAAAAGAATGCCCATCTCAAAAGTTTATTCTGCACCAGTAATCATGGTTGCAGGAGATGTAAAAGAAGAAGACTATGTGGGATTGAGTGATTTGATACAATATATTAACACGGATAATTTATTAAAAAATCATATCATTGGTATACAAAAAGTTGGTCAACGATCGTATAATTTAATAGTGAACAAAGGAAACTATTATATTGAGCTAGGGACCCTATATAATTTTGAGAAGAAACTAAAGAATCTGAAACTTTTTTATGATCAATACCTCGGTAATGTAGGATTAGATTATTATAAGAAAATCAGTATTAAATTTATAAATCAAGTTGTGGCAACCAAAACAAACGAAAATGAATAA
- the murG gene encoding undecaprenyldiphospho-muramoylpentapeptide beta-N-acetylglucosaminyltransferase — translation MKKSSKISPRILISGGGTGGHIYPAIAIADEIKRRLPDAAILFVGADGRMEMEKVPKIGYTIKGLPIVGFDRGNLLANVNFPIKLMKSLLLAKKIRKEFQPDIAVGTGGYASGPMLWEVGKHKIPYVLQEQNSYPGVTNKLLMRKASAICTAYEEIPQFPKEKTHYTGNPIRVDMFQNLPDREESIRKFHLDPTKPTVLSVGGSQGSRAINNAWLANINQLAQSGVQLIWQTGKLDYNSIKEKLGDGYPMIHLAEFIYDMQDAYAAADTIVSRAGAMAISELEMVGKSVVLIPLPTAAEDHQTKNAQALVEADAALMLSDEQAKTRLVTEVLLLANDKEKQKRLGENINKLAKPNATKEIVDIVLGLI, via the coding sequence GTGAAGAAGTCATCGAAGATATCGCCTAGAATATTAATCAGCGGAGGAGGAACAGGCGGACATATTTACCCTGCGATAGCGATAGCCGACGAAATCAAACGTCGACTTCCCGATGCTGCTATATTATTTGTCGGTGCCGATGGAAGAATGGAGATGGAAAAAGTACCAAAAATAGGGTACACAATAAAAGGTTTGCCAATTGTCGGTTTCGATCGTGGCAATCTTTTGGCTAATGTTAATTTCCCGATAAAATTAATGAAATCACTTTTATTGGCTAAAAAAATAAGAAAAGAATTTCAGCCTGATATTGCAGTAGGTACAGGAGGATATGCTTCTGGCCCGATGTTATGGGAAGTTGGTAAACATAAAATTCCTTATGTATTGCAAGAACAAAATTCGTATCCAGGTGTGACCAATAAGTTACTGATGAGAAAAGCATCGGCAATTTGCACAGCGTACGAAGAAATTCCACAGTTCCCGAAAGAGAAAACTCATTATACTGGGAATCCGATTCGGGTAGATATGTTTCAGAACTTACCCGATAGAGAAGAATCGATCCGTAAATTTCACTTAGACCCAACAAAACCAACGGTGCTAAGTGTAGGAGGAAGTCAAGGGTCTAGAGCAATTAACAATGCTTGGCTGGCCAACATCAATCAGCTTGCACAGTCGGGCGTTCAGTTGATTTGGCAAACCGGAAAGTTAGATTATAACTCGATTAAAGAAAAATTGGGTGATGGTTATCCGATGATTCATTTGGCAGAATTTATTTATGATATGCAAGATGCCTATGCAGCAGCTGATACAATTGTATCGCGAGCCGGAGCAATGGCCATATCAGAGCTAGAAATGGTTGGGAAATCAGTGGTACTGATTCCATTACCAACTGCAGCAGAAGATCATCAGACCAAAAATGCACAAGCTTTGGTAGAAGCTGATGCAGCATTAATGCTGAGCGACGAACAAGCCAAAACACGTTTAGTTACAGAAGTTCTGTTATTAGCAAACGATAAAGAGAAACAAAAACGTTTAGGTGAAAATATAAATAAATTGGCAAAACCAAATGCCACCAAAGAAATTGTAGATATCGTATTAGGATTAATATAA
- the murC gene encoding UDP-N-acetylmuramate--L-alanine ligase: MNVLDYTYYYFIGAGGIGMSALERYFKSLGKNVLGYDKTQTELTKTLMDEGIEIHFEDNVALIPTEINPNNTLVIYTPAVPSDHQELNYFRANSFTVLKRSQVLGEITKHTYSIGVAGTHGKTTTSSILGHVLKFAEVKSTAFLGGVAENYHSSIILNGGEVTVAEADEFDRSFLRLSPKLAIITSIDADHLDIYGERKEVEKSFHEFGQLVEEKLFVRKGLNFSNSLTYGVEEEADYVAKNVRIEDGHYVFDVQTPTKEIHNVGILLPGRHNMENALAALAVADYMGIDEKKIIEALAEFKGVKRRFNRFEYTDKIYIDDYAHHPNELKAVIESVRELYPTKKLLLVFQPHLYTRTRDFVNEFAESLSAVDELVLLDIYPARELPIEGVTSEWLLSKITLDQKKVCSLEGAMDLLKTKKFDILLTAGAGNIDTLVNPIKEWLNEN, translated from the coding sequence ATGAATGTTTTAGACTATACATATTATTATTTTATCGGTGCAGGAGGAATCGGTATGAGTGCTTTAGAACGTTATTTCAAATCATTAGGAAAAAACGTTTTGGGCTACGACAAAACTCAAACTGAATTAACCAAAACTTTGATGGATGAAGGTATTGAAATCCACTTCGAAGATAATGTTGCGTTGATTCCTACCGAAATTAATCCTAATAATACCTTAGTGATTTATACTCCTGCAGTACCATCTGATCATCAAGAGCTTAATTATTTCAGAGCAAATAGCTTTACCGTTCTCAAACGTTCTCAGGTATTAGGAGAAATCACCAAACACACCTACAGCATCGGCGTAGCAGGAACACACGGGAAAACAACCACATCATCTATATTAGGGCATGTGCTGAAGTTTGCAGAGGTAAAGAGCACTGCATTTTTGGGTGGAGTTGCCGAAAACTATCATTCTAGTATCATCTTGAATGGAGGAGAAGTAACCGTTGCAGAAGCCGACGAGTTCGATCGTTCTTTCTTACGCTTGTCGCCAAAACTTGCCATCATTACTTCTATCGATGCAGATCATTTGGATATATACGGTGAACGAAAAGAAGTAGAAAAATCTTTTCATGAATTTGGACAACTTGTAGAAGAAAAATTATTTGTTCGGAAAGGATTAAATTTCTCAAATTCCTTAACTTATGGCGTAGAAGAAGAGGCTGATTATGTAGCAAAAAATGTACGCATAGAAGATGGGCACTATGTATTCGACGTTCAGACGCCAACCAAAGAAATTCACAATGTAGGAATTCTATTACCAGGTAGACATAATATGGAGAATGCATTGGCAGCCTTGGCTGTTGCCGATTATATGGGGATCGATGAAAAGAAAATTATCGAAGCATTGGCAGAGTTCAAAGGTGTCAAACGTCGATTCAATCGTTTCGAATATACTGACAAAATCTATATCGATGATTATGCACATCATCCAAACGAACTGAAAGCAGTAATCGAATCGGTAAGGGAATTGTATCCTACCAAAAAATTGCTACTAGTTTTTCAACCACATTTGTATACAAGAACACGTGATTTTGTAAACGAATTTGCAGAAAGCCTATCAGCAGTAGATGAGTTAGTTTTATTAGACATCTATCCAGCAAGAGAACTCCCGATAGAAGGCGTTACTTCTGAGTGGCTATTGTCTAAAATTACGCTAGACCAAAAAAAAGTTTGTAGTTTAGAAGGAGCAATGGACCTATTAAAAACCAAGAAATTTGATATATTGCTCACTGCAGGCGCTGGAAATATCGATACCTTAGTGAATCCCATAAAAGAATGGCTAAATGAAAACTAA
- a CDS encoding FtsW/RodA/SpoVE family cell cycle protein has translation MRNIIQNNLKGDKALWAFIILLALFSFLPVYSASSNLVYTVGSGTVLSHMIKHAGFLLGGLLIIFFVQRFDYKWFGVIAIFGVFITSIILLFTALMGTTIEGANAARWLSIPGIGVGIQPSVLASQALLIYIARYLTINRNKQPNLQNIFLYLFLPIVVVVGLILPANGSTALMLLFMCGILLFIGGFPTKYLLGVGLVCGILIGLFIYVALYFPDLIPNTRVHTWMSRINKFFNDEGVEGYQVLRAKAAIAKGLVEMAGPGKSVFKQTLPQSSSDFIFAIIVEEYGLFGALFLIGVFTFILYRICVIATKIHTIFGTLLVFAVGMPIIIQAFVNMAVAVSLFPVTGQPLPLISYGGTSLWMTCISFGVILSVSTKIKSKEEIELEKELNSEEVIEDIA, from the coding sequence ATGCGAAACATTATCCAAAACAACCTAAAAGGTGACAAAGCATTGTGGGCATTTATTATTTTGCTTGCTTTGTTCTCATTTTTACCTGTCTATTCAGCAAGCTCGAACTTGGTGTACACAGTGGGTTCGGGTACCGTTTTGTCTCATATGATAAAACATGCAGGTTTCCTATTAGGTGGTTTGTTGATTATTTTTTTCGTACAACGATTTGATTATAAATGGTTTGGTGTAATAGCTATTTTTGGAGTTTTTATCACTTCTATCATCTTGTTATTCACAGCCCTAATGGGTACTACCATAGAGGGAGCTAATGCAGCACGTTGGTTATCTATACCAGGAATTGGGGTAGGTATTCAGCCTTCGGTTTTGGCATCCCAAGCCTTGTTAATTTACATTGCAAGATACCTTACCATCAACAGAAACAAGCAGCCAAATCTCCAAAATATCTTTCTATATTTATTTCTTCCGATAGTGGTTGTAGTAGGATTAATCCTACCTGCCAATGGATCTACAGCACTTATGCTACTCTTTATGTGTGGTATACTATTGTTTATAGGAGGTTTCCCTACAAAATATTTATTAGGTGTTGGATTAGTTTGTGGAATTTTGATAGGATTGTTTATCTATGTAGCGCTATATTTCCCAGATCTTATTCCCAATACCCGTGTACATACTTGGATGTCTAGAATTAATAAGTTTTTTAATGACGAAGGAGTAGAAGGGTACCAAGTATTACGTGCAAAAGCTGCAATAGCAAAAGGATTGGTAGAAATGGCTGGACCAGGAAAAAGCGTCTTTAAACAAACTCTACCACAGTCCTCATCCGATTTTATTTTCGCAATAATTGTGGAAGAATATGGCTTATTCGGAGCCCTGTTTCTCATAGGAGTTTTTACATTTATTCTTTATAGAATTTGTGTAATTGCCACTAAAATACATACTATCTTTGGAACTCTCTTAGTTTTTGCGGTGGGCATGCCGATCATCATACAGGCATTTGTTAATATGGCAGTAGCCGTTAGTTTATTTCCTGTAACAGGACAGCCCCTACCATTAATAAGTTATGGAGGAACATCCTTGTGGATGACCTGTATATCGTTTGGAGTAATTCTCAGTGTGAGTACAAAAATCAAATCGAAAGAAGAAATAGAATTAGAAAAAGAATTAAACAGTGAAGAAGTCATCGAAGATATCGCCTAG